In a genomic window of Sutcliffiella sp. FSL R7-0096:
- a CDS encoding sugar ABC transporter permease → MNTLEAKNSQPFRKRKSWKEKLIPLLFIGPHLFFFIIFLAYPTLNGLFISFHNWNFFTDMRFAGLENYANILWNKDSLFFTYFWSAFRATLLFVVLSVPFLVIIPLFIAVAINARPPGHSFFRALFYAPSLFSVVTVVLIWIWLLDTNAGLVNYYIGQLGLDNIPWLTRTPWVWVSLVVMTIWWTIGTNMILFLAALGEIPDHLYEAAKIDGANKLQQFFHVTLPGLRGPMAFVLIITTLASFNVMAQPQLATGGGPGYETRVLILYIYEVGFTGGNPRAGLAAAMSVVLGLILLSISMIQFKLMMKEK, encoded by the coding sequence ATGAATACATTGGAAGCCAAAAACAGCCAGCCTTTCCGTAAAAGGAAAAGTTGGAAAGAAAAACTAATCCCCTTATTATTTATAGGTCCTCATCTATTCTTTTTTATCATTTTCCTTGCCTATCCAACCTTGAACGGACTTTTTATCAGCTTTCATAATTGGAACTTCTTTACCGACATGAGGTTTGCGGGATTGGAAAACTATGCGAACATCCTGTGGAATAAGGATAGTCTCTTCTTTACTTATTTCTGGTCTGCCTTCCGGGCCACTTTGCTATTCGTAGTTCTTTCCGTGCCATTTTTAGTTATCATTCCTTTATTCATCGCAGTAGCAATTAACGCGCGACCTCCAGGGCATAGCTTTTTCAGAGCACTATTCTATGCCCCAAGTTTATTTTCAGTTGTCACTGTAGTATTGATTTGGATTTGGCTACTTGATACAAATGCAGGGTTAGTGAACTACTACATAGGGCAATTGGGTCTTGATAACATCCCTTGGCTCACAAGGACTCCTTGGGTATGGGTTTCACTGGTGGTCATGACGATTTGGTGGACGATCGGGACCAATATGATTTTGTTCTTGGCTGCCTTGGGTGAAATTCCGGATCATTTGTATGAAGCAGCAAAAATCGATGGTGCGAACAAACTGCAGCAATTTTTCCATGTTACCTTACCTGGTTTGAGGGGACCGATGGCCTTTGTCCTGATCATCACGACTCTTGCCTCCTTCAACGTCATGGCACAGCCGCAGCTTGCCACAGGCGGTGGACCAGGGTATGAAACTAGAGTATTAATTTTATATATTTATGAAGTAGGATTCACAGGCGGAAATCCAAGGGCAGGTTTGGCGGCTGCCATGTCTGTTGTGCTTGGACTGATACTTCTGAGTATCAGCATGATTCAATTTAAACTGATGATGAAAGAGAAATAA
- a CDS encoding carbohydrate ABC transporter permease, producing the protein MAIKDKSSKRFSFLFLSVAALFWIIPFLWVISTSLKPESQAISWPIRWIPDTITFKNFTDVFARNDVPILRWFWNSFFIATIHTGLMLLFNSMSAYAFARLKFKGRDLLFWALMGTMMIPPVMNLVPLYGLVSSLGWTNNYAAMIFPGLASVFGIFLLRQFFIGIPMELEEAARIDGASSFTIYWKIILPLAKPALIVLALFTFMGNWNDYLWPLIVTSSAEMRTLPVGLAIMQGQFNIQFAKLMAATIFSALPVIILFIFAQRFLVKGIALSGIKG; encoded by the coding sequence ATGGCAATAAAAGATAAATCATCCAAAAGATTCAGTTTCCTCTTTTTATCTGTTGCGGCTCTATTTTGGATCATCCCTTTCCTTTGGGTCATCTCCACATCTTTAAAACCTGAGAGCCAAGCGATATCCTGGCCGATTCGCTGGATACCGGATACCATTACTTTCAAAAATTTCACAGATGTATTTGCAAGAAATGACGTTCCGATTCTTCGATGGTTTTGGAACAGTTTTTTCATAGCAACCATTCATACAGGATTGATGCTTTTATTCAATTCCATGTCTGCATATGCCTTTGCCCGCCTGAAATTTAAAGGGAGAGACTTGTTATTTTGGGCTTTGATGGGAACCATGATGATCCCCCCTGTCATGAATCTCGTTCCTTTATATGGACTTGTAAGTTCACTTGGCTGGACCAACAACTATGCGGCCATGATCTTCCCTGGCCTTGCGAGTGTATTTGGCATCTTTCTTCTTCGCCAATTTTTCATTGGAATCCCAATGGAACTCGAAGAAGCGGCGAGAATTGATGGAGCATCAAGCTTCACGATTTATTGGAAGATTATCCTTCCACTTGCTAAACCTGCCTTGATTGTATTGGCACTATTTACATTCATGGGGAACTGGAATGACTATCTATGGCCATTGATCGTGACTTCAAGTGCAGAAATGAGGACATTACCAGTAGGACTTGCTATCATGCAAGGACAATTCAATATACAGTTTGCCAAGTTGATGGCCGCAACCATTTTCTCTGCCCTTCCGGTTATTATCCTGTTTATCTTTGCCCAGCGCTTCCTTGTAAAAGGTATAGCGTTATCAGGAATAAAAGGTTAA
- a CDS encoding family 43 glycosylhydrolase, translating to MNRKWWIGSGLILVVLAGISFLVINNVSQTKGPEYQNPIFEPVIADPSIVEGEDGYYYVYGTEDNWGDGMGARVVPIVRSKDLVEWEYAGEAFTEKPAWKEEGGIWAPDVSFFNDKYYMYYSQSTWGDANPAIGVAVADNPEGPFEDKGKLFDSKEIGVNNSIDPQLFVEEDGTAYLFWGSWHGIWGIELSEDGLTYTGEKFQIAGTDFEAPYIVKRDDHYYFFGSMGSCCEGQWSTYRVAVGRAETVNGPYFDKDGKDIMDTSGTLLLEGGDRFVGPGHNAIITDGEGHDWIIYHAIDKETPWIGSGTTRRPLMLDKVKWEDGWPSIEGGKPGEGTLVGPVTNR from the coding sequence ATGAATCGTAAGTGGTGGATTGGTAGTGGACTGATATTGGTTGTGTTAGCTGGGATCAGCTTTCTTGTAATCAATAATGTTTCCCAAACGAAAGGACCGGAATATCAAAATCCGATATTTGAACCGGTAATTGCGGATCCTTCCATTGTGGAAGGAGAGGACGGTTATTATTATGTGTATGGAACAGAAGACAATTGGGGAGACGGAATGGGTGCAAGGGTTGTCCCGATTGTACGTTCAAAGGATCTTGTAGAATGGGAATATGCGGGCGAGGCATTTACAGAAAAACCAGCCTGGAAGGAAGAGGGGGGAATATGGGCACCGGATGTTTCCTTTTTTAACGATAAATATTATATGTATTATTCTCAATCCACGTGGGGAGATGCAAACCCAGCTATTGGCGTTGCGGTAGCAGATAATCCTGAGGGACCTTTTGAAGATAAAGGAAAGTTATTTGATAGTAAGGAAATAGGTGTGAACAACTCTATTGATCCGCAGCTATTTGTAGAGGAGGATGGGACGGCCTATCTTTTTTGGGGGAGCTGGCATGGAATATGGGGCATTGAATTAAGTGAAGACGGCTTAACCTACACCGGAGAAAAATTTCAAATTGCGGGAACTGATTTTGAAGCGCCTTATATTGTGAAACGGGACGATCATTATTACTTTTTTGGTTCCATGGGTTCTTGCTGTGAGGGACAATGGAGTACATATCGAGTGGCGGTTGGACGTGCTGAAACAGTAAATGGACCTTATTTTGATAAGGACGGCAAGGACATCATGGATACTAGTGGAACCCTCCTGTTAGAAGGGGGAGATCGTTTTGTTGGACCAGGACATAATGCCATCATAACGGACGGGGAAGGTCATGATTGGATTATTTATCATGCGATTGATAAAGAAACACCGTGGATTGGCAGTGGAACTACGAGAAGGCCATTAATGTTGGATAAAGTGAAATGGGAAGACGGTTGGCCAAGTATAGAAGGAGGAAAGCCGGGAGAAGGAACTCTAGTAGGTCCAGTGACAAATAGATGA
- a CDS encoding YesL family protein has translation MKNAWIVFNRSVFDAYQQLGTIIKFTILWWLCMLPILTLGPATAGLFSIIIKSKKGHRITVKDYFQAVHQHIGIGMKLSLLYLFIMVPGTVYTIILFSNGSVATNIIGILLIYILIIWNLIFLYMFPLMIIQEEQDLTTIVKQAWKLVTENYSFTFNIALYILITTLTCSVLTIMLIAWSGLLALISYNSLSFLLHKYNPNEYSFDYNVKWRGLIRPWNN, from the coding sequence ATGAAGAACGCATGGATTGTTTTTAACCGTTCTGTATTTGATGCCTATCAACAGCTGGGCACGATCATTAAATTCACTATCCTTTGGTGGCTTTGTATGCTGCCAATCCTGACTTTGGGCCCGGCTACCGCTGGGCTGTTCTCCATTATAATTAAAAGCAAGAAAGGTCACCGTATAACTGTAAAGGATTATTTCCAAGCAGTTCATCAACACATTGGGATTGGGATGAAGTTATCTCTCCTGTATCTATTTATCATGGTACCTGGAACCGTCTATACTATTATCCTCTTTTCAAATGGAAGTGTTGCGACCAATATTATTGGAATCCTTCTCATATATATACTGATTATATGGAACCTCATTTTCCTGTATATGTTCCCTTTAATGATCATACAGGAAGAGCAAGATTTGACCACCATTGTCAAACAGGCTTGGAAGCTAGTAACGGAGAATTACTCATTTACCTTTAATATCGCCTTATATATTTTAATCACTACCTTAACATGCAGCGTTTTGACCATCATGCTCATTGCATGGAGCGGCTTGTTGGCTTTAATTTCCTATAATTCTCTTTCCTTTTTATTACACAAATATAATCCGAATGAATACAGTTTTGATTATAATGTTAAGTGGAGAGGGTTAATCAGACCTTGGAACAACTAG
- a CDS encoding ROK family transcriptional regulator: protein MSFIPKTGSFEGMKSLNKSAIMNLIRLQGPISRAEIAKLTKLTPPTVGSIVSELLEADFIKEETGFAKSQGGRKPIMLTLNSSNYFIIGIYGSAEVITTVISNLDGEIIYSKDREVWNTPSELEFLTMLKECIQVTLDENDLLHSSIIGIGVAMHGLVDPENGIAIFAPHLNLSNIPIKKTLEEKFSIPVLMENDVRALTLAESWYGKGKDVSDFICISVGRGIGSGIVLNHKIYNGVYNSAGEIGHTIVDVNGPRCKCGNYGCLEAFSSEAAVLERVKRGIRLGRDSILAAEINEDSQWDIEMIFRAAEKGDQLALESLEESGRYLGLAIANFINIFTPSKVILEGKLFDAGDLILSPIRTMVERSTLKSSPGAEAIECSTLGKKGMAVGACTLVLRSLFKPGGF from the coding sequence ATGTCTTTTATACCGAAAACTGGTAGCTTTGAAGGAATGAAATCACTTAACAAGTCTGCCATTATGAATTTGATCCGTTTACAGGGACCGATTTCCAGAGCCGAAATTGCAAAACTGACGAAATTAACTCCTCCTACAGTTGGCAGCATCGTTTCCGAACTGCTGGAGGCGGACTTTATTAAAGAAGAAACCGGCTTCGCGAAATCACAAGGTGGAAGAAAGCCGATCATGCTAACCCTTAATTCATCAAACTACTTTATTATTGGCATATATGGATCTGCTGAGGTCATCACCACTGTCATCTCCAACCTTGATGGGGAGATTATTTACAGTAAAGATAGAGAGGTTTGGAATACTCCAAGTGAGTTAGAATTTCTAACCATGCTAAAAGAATGCATTCAAGTCACTTTAGATGAAAATGACCTCCTCCACTCCTCCATCATCGGTATCGGTGTGGCCATGCACGGCTTAGTGGATCCAGAGAACGGAATAGCCATTTTCGCACCGCATTTAAACTTGTCGAATATCCCGATTAAGAAGACCTTAGAAGAAAAGTTCTCCATTCCGGTACTTATGGAAAACGATGTAAGGGCTCTGACACTGGCTGAAAGTTGGTACGGCAAAGGCAAAGATGTATCCGATTTTATCTGTATAAGTGTAGGTCGAGGGATTGGTTCAGGCATTGTCCTGAATCATAAAATCTATAATGGCGTATATAACAGCGCAGGAGAGATCGGCCATACCATCGTCGATGTGAATGGTCCCAGATGTAAATGCGGCAACTATGGATGCCTAGAAGCATTCTCTTCAGAGGCGGCAGTGCTCGAGCGTGTCAAGCGAGGCATTCGGTTAGGGCGAGATTCTATATTAGCTGCAGAAATTAATGAAGACAGCCAGTGGGATATTGAAATGATATTCCGCGCCGCTGAAAAAGGGGACCAACTGGCACTAGAATCCCTTGAGGAATCAGGTCGCTATCTTGGTCTGGCCATCGCCAATTTCATTAATATCTTTACCCCATCTAAAGTTATCTTAGAAGGAAAGTTATTCGATGCAGGAGATCTCATTCTTTCTCCGATCCGCACCATGGTGGAAAGGAGCACCCTGAAAAGCTCCCCTGGCGCTGAAGCCATTGAATGCTCCACTTTAGGAAAAAAGGGAATGGCCGTTGGTGCTTGCACCTTGGTTTTACGGAGTTTGTTTAAACCAGGGGGATTTTAA
- a CDS encoding M24 family metallopeptidase encodes MNIQISALSPEQKVKSWLQQKGYDGLLVCKRQNFSWLTEGKVNHIVNTIEYGVADLLLLDDKKYCITVKMESRRIMEEELEGLGYELVECEWYESTTPLINRLCKDKKVVSDTDMNGMKDASSELVQLRSQLSEREREQYRWLGQFSANTLEGVAREIQPGMSEFEIASLVAAKTIKEGVNPQVILVATDERIYNYRHPIPTEKKLDKYAILVLCAEKGGLVANVTRFVHFGPLPEHLKINKEKLAKIDVWMNAATRPGSKVKDVFQIGLKAYAEAGFPEDWRLLHQGGLTGFASREYLANMNSEEEVVLHQAYAWNPAIRGIKSEDTILVEEKENTFLTHTGNWPYIEVEHQGRHYQRPDILIRD; translated from the coding sequence ATGAACATTCAAATCTCCGCGCTTTCTCCAGAGCAAAAGGTGAAAAGTTGGCTTCAGCAAAAAGGGTATGACGGACTTTTGGTCTGCAAAAGGCAGAATTTCTCGTGGCTTACAGAAGGAAAAGTCAATCATATCGTCAATACCATTGAATATGGTGTAGCTGATCTCTTGCTTTTGGATGATAAAAAATATTGCATTACTGTAAAAATGGAATCCAGAAGGATTATGGAAGAGGAATTAGAAGGCCTTGGATATGAACTGGTGGAATGTGAATGGTATGAAAGCACAACACCATTGATTAACAGGCTTTGTAAAGATAAAAAGGTGGTTTCAGACACCGATATGAACGGCATGAAGGATGCTTCCTCAGAGCTGGTGCAGCTAAGGAGTCAATTATCTGAGAGGGAGCGGGAACAATACCGCTGGCTTGGTCAATTCTCTGCAAATACCCTGGAAGGTGTTGCAAGGGAAATTCAGCCTGGCATGTCAGAGTTTGAAATAGCTTCTTTAGTCGCAGCAAAAACGATAAAAGAGGGAGTGAACCCTCAAGTGATCCTTGTTGCAACGGATGAACGGATTTACAATTACCGTCATCCTATCCCTACCGAGAAAAAGCTTGATAAATATGCAATATTAGTCCTTTGTGCAGAAAAAGGCGGGCTTGTTGCAAATGTGACGCGTTTTGTACACTTTGGTCCACTGCCAGAGCATTTGAAGATAAATAAGGAGAAGCTTGCCAAGATAGATGTATGGATGAATGCCGCTACCCGACCGGGCAGTAAGGTGAAGGATGTGTTTCAGATTGGATTGAAAGCGTATGCAGAGGCAGGATTTCCTGAGGATTGGCGTCTTTTGCATCAGGGTGGATTGACTGGCTTTGCCTCTCGGGAATATTTAGCTAACATGAACAGTGAAGAAGAGGTTGTCTTACACCAAGCATACGCCTGGAATCCTGCCATACGTGGGATTAAATCTGAAGATACGATTTTAGTAGAAGAGAAAGAGAACACTTTTCTTACCCATACCGGCAACTGGCCATATATAGAAGTAGAACATCAAGGCCGACATTATCAACGACCTGATATCCTAATACGTGACTAA
- a CDS encoding ABC transporter substrate-binding protein has translation MKGLKVMFLLLICSSLIFAGCSNGANSGGNDGEITLEFWNGFTGPDGEDIGKIINEFNEAHKGEIKINTQTMPWGNFYDQYRTVVTNGEAPDIAIMHLDSIAGYARYGLLTPLDDLAGDIGLSEGDFIEEVWDAGVYEDQRYGIPLDVHPLTLFYNVDLLEQAGYTEAPKTYDELLEMSLAVQEQTDAWGIAMPVFWPSNMIFYTSLMSHGGQSVSEDGLTPLYNSPEGEEALQKMVDLVYEHKVSPSDVQADGEVTLFRQGKSAFHLNGIWMIAGFEEQDGLNFATAPVPAFGDQEAVWAGSHNFVIPAQKDEDPERLEAAMKFIKYVSENSLQWAKAGQVPAKYSVLESEEFKALEHQYKASQQNFVFPPATPFYGDAWGPTGPAVDEAMLNQLSPADALERAAKEGEANAKEASQ, from the coding sequence ATGAAAGGGTTAAAAGTAATGTTCTTGTTACTGATCTGTTCGTCGTTGATATTTGCAGGCTGCAGCAATGGCGCGAACAGTGGCGGGAATGATGGGGAAATTACCTTGGAGTTCTGGAATGGGTTTACTGGTCCGGACGGTGAGGACATCGGTAAAATCATCAATGAGTTTAACGAAGCACATAAAGGCGAGATTAAAATTAACACGCAAACGATGCCATGGGGGAATTTTTACGATCAGTATAGAACCGTTGTAACAAACGGAGAAGCACCTGATATCGCTATTATGCATTTAGATTCGATTGCTGGATATGCAAGATACGGGCTGTTGACTCCATTAGATGATCTGGCTGGTGACATTGGTTTAAGTGAAGGGGACTTTATTGAAGAAGTATGGGATGCCGGGGTTTATGAAGACCAACGATATGGGATTCCATTGGATGTACATCCCCTGACTTTGTTTTATAATGTAGACCTACTTGAACAAGCAGGCTACACAGAAGCACCAAAAACGTATGATGAACTATTGGAAATGTCTTTAGCAGTGCAAGAACAGACAGATGCTTGGGGAATCGCGATGCCTGTTTTCTGGCCTAGTAATATGATCTTCTATACTTCCTTAATGTCTCATGGAGGTCAATCTGTGAGTGAAGACGGACTTACTCCTCTCTATAATTCACCAGAGGGAGAAGAAGCCCTTCAAAAGATGGTGGACCTTGTTTATGAACATAAGGTATCACCTTCAGACGTTCAAGCTGATGGGGAAGTTACATTATTCCGCCAAGGAAAAAGCGCATTCCACCTGAACGGCATCTGGATGATTGCAGGGTTTGAAGAGCAAGATGGATTAAACTTTGCAACGGCACCAGTACCGGCTTTCGGAGATCAAGAAGCAGTTTGGGCAGGTTCTCATAACTTTGTCATACCGGCCCAAAAAGACGAAGATCCTGAAAGACTGGAAGCTGCGATGAAGTTTATCAAGTATGTATCTGAAAACAGTTTACAATGGGCAAAAGCCGGACAGGTACCTGCAAAATATTCTGTCCTTGAGAGCGAAGAATTCAAAGCCCTTGAACATCAATACAAAGCATCACAACAAAACTTCGTCTTCCCTCCTGCCACTCCTTTCTATGGAGATGCTTGGGGACCTACAGGACCTGCAGTCGATGAAGCGATGCTAAATCAACTTTCTCCTGCGGACGCTTTGGAACGAGCAGCAAAAGAGGGAGAAGCCAACGCGAAAGAAGCATCACAATAA